A region from the Nymphalis io chromosome 9, ilAglIoxx1.1, whole genome shotgun sequence genome encodes:
- the LOC126770710 gene encoding zinc finger protein 83-like codes for MNVCRICLTLAVEKDISLLPDQLEENTQTYSDIMLFCLGIQIQTEPKLTSKLCGTCFLNILSFYKFKTLALKNDEYLRSLQEKKEKIEVFVISDIKKEETLNFLNDEDIQQDTVFKLELDVKGENNLEELQSDDELLSVIKQLKYENSIGDSKENELLTQNKKTKIKSKKRKNELEKPNQMCEACGKTVRNLKEHMFQHKPLLIRKRYQCKACDKMFSSCSSRLKHYKIKHLGIKQHCDECNKDVVNLSSHRMVVHKTALLPFECVPCGRRFLSKSLRDQHTLIHTKDRPHECDQCDKAFRSNIGLTQHKRQVHDKEKSHLCQFCSKRFFKKYHLQIHIRSHSKERPYECPDCGKFFSTTSILKNHRLIHTNVKMFACQLCDMTFCKPGYLRNHMVCHTKEKRYSCKYCGLLFGRSDHRLRHERTSHERHILPAA; via the exons ATGAACGTTTGCAGAATTTGTCTTACACTCGCTGTCGAAAAAGACATAAGCCTTTTACCTGACCAATTGGAAGAAAACACTCAAACTTATTcagatattatgttattttgctTAGGTATACAG ATCCAAACAGAGCCTAAACTAACATCGAAGTTGTGTGGTACATGTTTTTTGAATATACTATCGTTCTATAAGTTTAAAACTTTAGCATTAAAAAATGATGAATATCTACGATCACTTCAAGAGAAAAAAGAGAAGATTGAAGTATTTGTTATAAGCGatattaaaaaagaagaaaCACTTAACTTTTTGAATGATGAAGACATACAACAAGATactgtttttaaattagaattagATGTAAAAGGGGAAAATAATTTAGAGGAACTGCAGTCAGATGATGAGCTTCTTAgtgttataaaacaattaaaatatgaaaattcaataggaGATAGTAAAGAAAATG aaCTTTTaacgcaaaataaaaaaacaaagataaaaagcaaaaaacgTAAAAATGAATTGGAAAAACCAAACCAAATGTGTGAAGCATGTGGTAAGACTGTGCGGAACTTGAAAGAACACATGTTCCAGCACAAACCTTTGTTAATAAGGAAGAGATACCAATGCAAAGCGTGTGACAAGATGTTTTCCAGCTGCAGTTCACGTCTcaaacattataaaatcaaacatCTAGGTATTAAACAACACTGTGATGAATGTAATAAAG ATGTTGTTAATTTATCCTCTCATCGTATGGTGGTTCATAAAACAGCACTGCTACCATTTGAATGTGTTCCATGTGGCCGAAGATTTCTATCCAAGTCATTACGAGATCAGCATACACTCATCCATACAAAGGACAGACCTCATGAATGTGATCAGTGCGACAAAGCCTTTAGAAGTAATATTGGTTTGACTCAACACAA gCGACAAGTTCATGATAAAGAAAAATCACATTTATGTCAGTTTTGTTCGAAGaggttttttaagaaatatcatTTGCAAATACACATAAG GAGTCATTCCAAGGAGAGACCGTACGAATGTCCAGACTGTGGGAAGTTCTTCTCTACAACCTCGATACTGAAGAACCACAGGCTGATACACACAAACGTCAAGATGTTCGCCTGTCAACTTTGCGATATGACATTTTGCAAACCagg GTATTTAAGGAACCACATGGTCTGTCATACCAAAGAGAAGCGTTACTCGTGCAAGTACTGCGGGCTGCTGTTCGGTCGCTCCGACCACCGCCTGCGCCACGAGCGCACCTCGCACGAGCGGCACATACTGCCCGCGGCATGA